The following are encoded together in the Brassica napus cultivar Da-Ae chromosome A9, Da-Ae, whole genome shotgun sequence genome:
- the LOC106414846 gene encoding transketolase-1, chloroplastic-like, which yields MASTSSLALSQALLARAISHHGSDQRISLPSPFSRASASASSRRRSNAATTKPRSLRPLVVRAAAVDTVEPTTDASIVDKSVNSIRFLAIDAVEKAKSGHPGLPMGCAPMAHILYDEVMRYNPKNPYWFNRDRFVLSAGHGCMLLYALLHLAGYDSVLEEDLKSFRQWGSKTPGHPENFETPGIEVTTGPLGQGIANAVGLALAEKHLAARFNKPDAEVVDHYTYVILGDGCQMEGISNEAASLAGHWGLGKLIAFYDDNHISIDGDTEIAFTENVDQRFEALGWHVIWVKNGNTGYDEIRAAIKEAKAVTDKPTLIKVTTTIGYGSPNKANSYSVHGAALGEKEVEATRNNLGWPYEPFKVPDEVKSHWSRHTPDGKALESDWNASFAAYEKKYPEEAAELKSIITGELPAGWEKALPTYTPESPGDATRNLSQQCLNALAKVVPGFLGGSADLASSNMTLLKAFGDFQKATPEERNLRFGVREHGMGAICNGIALHSPGLIPYCATFFVFTDYMRGAMRISALSEAGVIYVMTHDSIGLGEDGPTHQPVEHLASFRAMPNTLMFRPADGNETAGAYKIAVTKRKTPSILALSRQKLPQLPGTSIEGVEKGGYTISDNSSGNKPDVILVGTGSELEIAAQAAEVLRKEGKTVRVVSFVCWELFDEQTDEYKESVLPSGVSARVSIEAASTFGWGKIVGGEGKSIGINSFGASAPAPLLYKEFGITVEAVVDAAKSFF from the exons ATGGCTTCAACTTCCTCCCTCGCTCTCTCTCAAGCCCTCCTCGCTCGCGCCATCTCCCACCATGGCTCTGACCAACGCATCTCCTTACCATCACCTTTCTCACGCGCCTCCGCCTCCGCCTCCTCTCGCCGCCGCAGCAACGCCGCCACGACCAAACCCCGCTCTCTCCGCCCCCTCGTTGTTCGCGCAGCGGCCGTCGATACGGTAGAGCCGACCACCGACGCCTCTATCGTGGACAAATCTGTGAACTCGATCAGGTTCTTGGCCATCGACGCGGTGGAGAAGGCGAAGTCGGGTCATCCGGGTCTTCCCATGGGATGTGCTCCCATGGCTCACATTCTCTACGATGAGGTCATGAGGTATAACCCCAAGAACCCTTACTGGTTCAACCGTGACCGGTTCGTTCTCTCTGCTGGTCATGGTTGTATGTTGCTTTACGCCTTGCTTCACCTCGCTGGATACGACAGCGTATTG GAGGAGGATTTGAAGAGTTTCAGACAATGGGGAAGCAAGACACCAGGGCATCCTGAGAATTTCGAGACTCCTGGGATTGAAGTCACTACTG GTCCTCTTGGACAAGGGATTGCTAATGCTGTTGGTTTAGCTCTTGCTGAGAAGCATTTAGCTGCTAGGTTCAACAAACCTGATGCTGAAGTCGTCGACCACTACAC GTATGTGATTCTTGGAGATGGTTGTCAGATGGAGGGTATTTCAAACGAAGCTGCCTCTCTAGCTGGTCACTGGGGACTTGGAAAGCTCATTGCTTTCTACGATGACAATCACATTTCCATTGATGGAGATACCGAGATTGCCTTTACTGAGAACGTGGACCAGCGTTTTGAAGCCCTTGGATGGCATGTTATCTGGGTGAAGAATGGTAACACTGGGTATGATGAGATCCGTGCTGCCATTAAGGAAGCTAAAGCTGTTACAGACAAGCCTACATTGATTAAG GTCACTACTACAATTGGTTATGGATCTCCAAACAAGGCGAACTCATACAGTGTCCATGGAGCTGCACTTGGTGAGAAGGAAGTTGAGGCTACCAGAAACAACCTCGGATGGCCCTATGAGCCATTCAAGGTACCTGATGAAGTTAAAAG CCACTGGAGCCGTCACACGCCAGATGGCAAAGCTCTTGAATCTGACTGGAACGCATCATTTGCAGCGTATGAGAAGAAGTATCCAGAGGAAGCTGCAGAGTTGAAATCTATCATCACTGGTGAACTACCTGCTGGTTGGGAGAAGGCACTACCA acaTACACACCAGAGTCTCCAGGTGACGCCACAAGAAACTTGTCACAGCAATGTCTCAACGCCCTTGCTAAAGTTGTTCCCGGCTTCCTCGGAGGAAGTGCCGACCTTGCATCTTCCAACATGACACTCCTGAAAGCCTTTGGCGACTTCCAAAAGGCAACGCCCGAAGAGAGAAACCTTAGGTTTGGTGTTAGGGAGCATGGAATGGGAGCCATCTGCAACGGCATTGCTCTCCACAGCCCTGGTCTCATCCCTTACTGTGCAACTTTCTTCGTCTTCACTGACTACATGAGAGGTGCCATGAGAATCTCAGCTTTGTCTGAAGCTGGAGTCATCTACGTGATGACTCATGACTCCATTGGTCTCGGAGAAGATGGACCAACCCATCAGCCCGTTGAGCACTTGGCTAGCTTCCGCGCGATGCCCAACACTCTCATGTTCCGTCCTGCTGATGGAAACGAAACAGCCGGTGCGTACAAGATCGCTGTCACGAAGCGCAAGACGCCGTCTATCTTGGCTTTGTCTAGACAAAAGCTTCCTCAGCTTCCGGGGACTTCCATTGAAGGAGTGGAGAAGGGTGGATACACAATCTCTGACAACTCGTCGGGGAACAAACCTGATGTGATCTTGGTTGGAACTGGTTCAGAGCTTGAGATTGCTGCACAGGCTGCGGAGGTGCTGAGGAAAGAAGGCAAAACCGTGAGAGTTGTGTCTTTCGTCTGCTGGGAGCTGTTTGACGAGCAGACGGATGAGTACAAGGAGAGTGTGTTGCCGTCTGGTGTGTCTGCTAGAGTTAGTATTGAAGCGGCTTCGACTTTCGGGTGGGGGAAGATTGTTGGAGGTGAAGGGAAGTCGATTGGTATTAATTCGTTTGGGGCTAGTGCACCAGCTCCCTTGCTCTACAAGGAGTTTGGTATCACTGTTGAAGCTGTTGTTGATGCGGCTAAGTCATTCTTCTAA
- the LOC125578496 gene encoding F-box protein At3g60790-like produces MTARSSSSPRRNHQYPIDDHDLISKLPDELLQMILSKLSIEEAVRTSVLSSRWVDVWKWRSHLVLDMNKVLDTTPDKDLAYVSFKLARSMTKVIKNHHRGHLESCIIHYDVLQCKNATLQSWIHTATQLKHTKILTLTNRMPGYLRGYKITSYLRLLPDTFSHHSLTSLSLCGFLVITPHAFGNCENLKTLKLLNIAIPQASDLSEVLAACTSLEVIVLQVNFLSQYGVLKIENNNLKFLQVTFPYEIDRIEVYATCLDVLDIRFIKGKRENFILAGPNIQVNKNAWVSDHGIHTPHLFYNVSSYLAQEKKIICRELLVSDFHDMRRDGSLSVTVDITDPKEVEIVKEVLLMWATNKMIELEIFFKNKKAPRDEGECSTNNRTHKILLEDAKPFPNAAFRVYNVRLYNFDGSNEEEFAFASRLVTQKTVVRKMMIETSSFPPTKKLNAEAAVAKLMELPKGYKRLRIECF; encoded by the exons ATGACAGCACGCTCATCATCGTCACCTAGAAGAAACCACCAATATCCTATCGATGACCATGACTTGATCAGCAAACTCCCAGACGAGTTATTGCAAATGATTCTTTCAAAATTGTCCATCGAAGAAGCTGTAAGAACAAGTGTTTTATCGTCACGTTGGGTGGATGTGTGGAAATGGAGGTCTCATCTCGTCCTCGACATGAACAAGGTCTTGGATACAACCCCAGATAAAGATTTGGCCTATGTTTCTTTTAAGTTGGCTAGATCAATGACTAAG GTTATAAAGAATCACCACCGTGGCCACCTAGAAAGTTGCATTATTCACTATGACGTATTACAGTGTAAGAATGCTACGCTACAAAGTTGGATCCACACAGCGACTCAattgaaacacacaaaaattcTCACACTTACAAACCGTATGCCTGGTTATCTAAGGGGTTACAAAATAACTAGTTATCTCCGCTTGCTCCCAGATACATTCTCACATCATAGCCTCACTTCACTGTCACTTTGTGGATTTTTGGTAATAACTCCACATGCATTTGGCAATTGCGAGAACCTTAAGACCCTTAAGCTTTTAAACATAGCCATCCCACAAGCTAGTGACCTTAGCGAAGTTTTAGCAGCTTGCACCTCCCTCGAGGTGATTGTGTTGCAAGTCAATTTCCTTAGCCAATATGGTGTGTTGAAGATTGAGAACAACAACTTGAAGTTCTTGCAAGTGACTTTCCCGTATGAGATTGATAGGATCGAAGTGTATGCAACTTGTCTAGACGTGCTCGACATCAGGTTTATCAAAGGTAAGAGAGAGAACTTCATCCTCGCTGGCCCCAACATCCAGGTTAACAAAAATGCTTGGGTGAGTGATCACGGTATTCATACGCCTCACCTCTTCTATAATGTATCATCATATCTCGCTCAG gagaaaaaaatcatttgccGTGAGCTTTTGGTGAGTGACTTTCATGATATGAGACGGGATGGGTCTTTATCAGTGACTGTAGATATAACTGATCCGAAAGAAGTGGAGATAGTGAAGGAAGTTTTGCTTATGTGGGCTACTAACAAGATGATAGAGCTTGAGATATTTTTCAAG AACAAGAAAGCTCCTAGAGATGAAGGTGAATGTTCTACTAACAACAGAACACATAAAATTTTGTTGGAGGATGCAAAACCGTTCCCTAACGCTGCTTTCCGCGTTTATAACGTGCGGTTGTATAATTTCGACGGTTCGAATGAGGAAGAGTTTGCGTTCGCTTCCCGTTTGGTGACGCAAAAGACGGTGGTTAGGAAGATGATGATTGAGACCTCGTCGTTTCCTCCGACGAAGAAGTTGAATGCAGAAGCAGCTGTGGCCAAGTTGATGGAACTTCCTAAAGGTTACAAACGTCTTCGTATTGAATGCTTCTGA
- the LOC106414289 gene encoding plasmodesmata-located protein 8-like isoform X2 — translation MRILFLFYFFFFFHSSSSSRTSSESRIFIYGGCSPEKYTPNTPFESNRDTFLSSVVTSSSEASFNSFAVGNDSSSSSSAAIFGLYQCRDDLPSSDCSKCIQNSVDQITLLCSYSYGASLQLQGCFLRYETYDFLGKQDTSLRYKKCSSKRVENDYDFFKRRDDVLSDLESTQLGYKVSRSGLVEGYAQCVGDLSPSDCTACLAEAVGKLKNLCGSAVAAEVYLAQCYAHYWGSGYYDFSPDPTNGDHVGKSIAIIVGVIAGFAVLVILLSLCRNSMH, via the exons ATGAGAATACTCTTTctcttctacttcttcttcttcttccactcatCATCCTCCTCAAGAACTTCATCAGAATCTCGCATCTTCATCTACGGTGGATGTTCACCGGAAAAATACACACCAAACACTCCTTTTGAATCAAACCGCGACACTTTCCTCTCCTCCGTCGTTACTTCATCCTCCGAAGCCTCCTTCAATAGCTTCGCCGTCGGTAAcgactcttcttcctcttcctccgcAGCCATCTTCGGCCTTTATCAATGCCGTGACGATCTCCCATCCTCTGACTGCTCAAAATGTATCCAAAACTCCGTCGACCAAATCACTCTCCTTTGTTCCTACTCTTACGGTGCTTCTCTTCAGCTCCAAGGCTGCTTCTTGCGTTACGAGACCTATGATTTTCTTGGGAAACAAGACACGAGTCTTAGGTACAAGAAGTGTAGTTCCAAGAGGGTAGAGAATGATTATGATTTCTTTAAACGAAGAGACGATGTGTTGTCGGATCTTGAgtcgactcaactaggttacaAAGTTAGCCGGTCCGGTTTAGTTGAAGGTTATGCTCAGTGTGTTGGTGACTTGAGTCCTAGTGACTGTACGGCTTGTCTTGCGGAAGCTGTTGGGAAGTTAAAGAATCTTTGTGGCTCGGCTGTTGCAGCTGAGGTTTACTTGGCTCAGTGCTATGCTCATTATTGGGGTTCTGGTTACTACGACTTCTCTCCAG ATCCAACGAACGGAGATCACGTGGGGAAATCAATTGCGATCATCGTAGGAGTCATTGCTGGATTCGCAGTCCTTGTTATTCTCCTCTCCCTCTGCAGAAACTCCATGC ATTGA
- the LOC106412088 gene encoding auxin-responsive protein SAUR36-like, producing the protein MRKLRGIKIRRPIQRISRWILRRIRLRRSRYIRLGPTQPVCKPKAITKLISWGRSLTSHSARFLGSKISNSGYAPIGNDPIQSKPDPVPKGHSAVYVGKKDGDFHRVLVPIVYFNHPLFGELLREAEEEFGFCQEGGITIPCPYSDFKRVQTRIESGSGFGKLFWCRRRQ; encoded by the coding sequence ATGAGAAAGTTAAGAGGGATCAAGATTAGAAGACCGATTCAACGAATCTCAAGATGGATTCTTCGGAGAATCCGACTCCGACGATCCAGATACATCCGGTTAGGCCCGACTCAACCGGTTTGCAAACCAAAAGCCATCACAAAGCTCATAAGCTGGGGACGCAGCCTCACATCACACAGCGCCAGGTTTCTCGGGTCTAAGATATCAAACTCCGGATACGCACCGATCGGTAATGACCCGATTCAAAGTAAACCCGACCCGGTTCCGAAAGGTCACTCGGCGGTTTACGTCGGTAAGAAAGACGGCGACTTTCATAGAGTTTTGGTGCCTATTGTGTACTTTAACCATCCTCTGTTCGGTGAGCTTCTGAGAGAGGCAGAGGAAGAGTTTGGGTTTTGTCAAGAAGGTGGGATCACTATCCCTTGTCCTTATTCGGATTTTAAACGGGTTCAGACCCGTATTGAATCCGGGTCGGGTTTTGGTAAACTGTTCTGGTGCCGGCGCCGGCAATAA
- the LOC106414847 gene encoding probable pectinesterase/pectinesterase inhibitor 36, translated as MYSFVKATDFFTILFFLATATVAISFNTSELDVLERARASVVEARTRFGSMATVEATNEVARSYYSLGLSDCEKLYDESEARLSNLVVAHENFTVEDVRTWLSGVLANHHTCLDGLDQSRQGDKPLVHSNITVVLGEALAFYKKTRGHLKKRRPNHAPTRQHHAMTRPHHGPTRPNHGPARPYHGPARPNQSGGMLVSWNPTGSRADFVVAKDGSATHRSISEALAAVSRMGKSRTNRVIIYIKAGVYNEKIELDRHMKNIMLVGDGMDRTIITNNRNVPDGSSTYGSATFGVSGDGFWARDMTFENTAGPHKHQAVALRVNSDLSVFYRCSFRGYQDTLFTHSLRQFYRDCHIYGTIDFIFGDASAVFQNCDIFVRRPMDHQGNMITAQGRDNPHENTGISIQNSRVRASPEFEAVKGQFKSYLGRPWKKYSRTVFLKTDLDGLIDPRGWREWRGDFALSTLYYGEFMNTGSGAGTSRRVSWPGFHVLHGADEASPFTVSRFIQGDSWIPITGVPFSAGV; from the exons ATGTACTCGTTTGTTAAAGCCACCGACTTCTTCACCATCCTGTTCTTTCTAGCCACTGCAACTGTCGCAATCTCCTTTAACACATCTGAACTAGATGTGCTCGAGAGGGCTCGAGCTTCGGTGGTTGAAGCGAGAACTAGGTTTGGTTCAATGGCAACGGTTGAGGCAACAAATGAAGTTGCTAGAAGTTATTATAGTTTGGGTTTAAGTGACTGTGAGAAGCTATACGATGAAAGTGAGGCAAGATTGTCAAACCTTGTAGTGGCTCATGAGAATTTCACCGTTGAAGATGTCAGAACGTGGCTAAGCGGCGTGCTCGCTAACCATCACACTTGTTTAGACGGCTTGGATCAGTCACGTCAAGGCGACAAGCCTTTGGTCCATAGTAACATTACGGTTGTTCTGGGAGAAGCTTTGGCTTTCTACAAAAAAACTAGAGGTCATCTAAAAAAGA GGAGACCTAACCATGCACCGACGAGACAACACCATGCAATGACTAGACCACACCATGGACCGACGAGACCaaatcatggaccagccagacCATACCATGGACCGGCCAGACCAAATCAGAGCGGAGGAATGTTAGTGTCATGGAATCCGACAGGGTCAAGGGCGGATTTCGTGGTGGCTAAGGACGGTTCAGCAACTCATCGGTCGATAAGCGAGGCATTAGCCGCCGTTTCAAGAATGGGTAAAAGTCGGACGAATAGAGTGATAATCTACATAAAAGCGGGTGTGTATAACGAAAAAATCGAATTAGATAGACACATGAAGAACATCATGCTAGTTGGTGATGGTATGGACCGTACAATCATCACCAATAACCGAAATGTCCCGGATGGTTCCTCGACTTATGGATCAGCCACATTCG GGGTGTCCGGAGATGGATTTTGGGCACGGGACATGACGTTCGAGAACACGGCAGGACCACATAAACATCAAGCTGTGGCATTGAGAGTGAACTCGGATTTGTCTGTATTCTATCGGTGTAGCTTCAGAGGATATCAAGACACTCTTTTCACACACTCGCTTCGTCAATTCTACCGCGACTGCCATATTTATg gtACGATTGATTTCATATTTGGAGATGCGTCTGCTGTTTTCCAAAACTGTGATATATTTGTCAGACGGCCAATGGATCACCAAGGCAATATGATCACAGCTCAAGGAAGAGACAACCCACATGAAAATACAG GCATATCGATCCAAAACTCACGGGTCCGGGCCTCACCAGAATTTGAGGCGGTTAAAGGCCAGTTTAAGAGCTACTTGGGCCGGCCGTGGAAGAAATACTCTCGGACGGTGTTTCTCAAGACGGATCTCGACGGGTTGATTGACCCAAGAGGGTGGAGAGAATGGAGAGGAGATTTCGCTCTATCAACTTTGTATTACGGCGAGTTTATGAACACCGGAAGTGGAGCAGGGACTAGTAGAAGGGTGAGCTGGCCAGGGTTTCACGTTCTTCACGGCGCCGACGAAGCTTCTCCGTTCACTGTCAGCCGATTTATACAAGGAGATTCTTGGATCCCTATCACCGGGGTACCATTTTCTGCCGGGGTTTGA
- the LOC125578498 gene encoding uncharacterized protein LOC125578498 — translation MKLVWSPETASNAYIHTVRTCISYKESSVAEYLSATAAGWNTRLIVETWKRGDPIATSVGLAVAAIHTRGRHICIVPDEESRLEYETVMKRAVVSETTEIVVGDSVEDVVDRLSGVDFLVVDSKRGEYVKALGLANTSKMGAVLVCKNATQKSIPGFKWHRVLRRGTRVVRSVFLPVGRGLDIAHVGASGGGGDLKKVHSRWIKHVDPRSGEEHLFKRK, via the exons ATGAAGCTCGTCTGGTCGCCGGAAACTGCCTCTAACGCTTACATCCACACCGTTAGAACG TGTATAAGCTACAAAGAATCGAGTGTAGCCGAGTATTTATCAGCTACGGCGGCTGGATGGAACACGAGGCTGATCGTGGAGACTTGGAAGCGTGGAGACCCCATCGCCACCAGTGTCGGACTAGCTGTAGCAGCCATACATACCCGCGGAAGACACATATGCATAGTTCCTGACGAGGAGTCAAGATTGGAGTACGAGACCGTGATGAAAAGAGCCGTCGTGAGCGAAACGACGGAGATAGTGGTCGGAGACTCGGTGGAGGACGTGGTGGATAGACTCTCCGGCGTGGACTTCTTGGTGGTGGACTCAAAACGTGGCGAGTACGTCAAGGCGTTGGGGTTAGCGAACACGAGCAAAATGGGTGCCGTTTTGGTGTGTAAAAACGCCACGCAGAAGTCTATCCCTGGGTTTAAGTGGCACCGTGTTTTGAGACGAGGCACACGTGTTGTAAGATCGGTGTTTTTACCCGTCGGGAGAGGGTTAGATATCGCACACGTGGGAGccagtggtggtggtggtgatttgAAGAAGGTTCATAGTCGTTGGATTAAACACGTCGATCCTCGGTCAGGAGAAGAGCATCTGTTCAAACGCAAATAG
- the LOC106411904 gene encoding 40S ribosomal protein S13-2: protein MGRLHSKGKGISASALPYKRSPPSWLKTTSQDVDESICKFAKKGLTPSQIGVILRDSHGIPQVKSVTGNKILRILKAHGLAPEIPEDLYHLIKKAVAIRKHLERNRKDKDSKFRLILVESRIHRLARYYKKTKKLPPVWKYESTTASTLVA, encoded by the exons ATGGGGAGGCTCCACTCTAAAGG TAAGGGAATCTCAGCATCTGCTTTGCCGTACAAGCGCTCACCCCCGAGCTGGCTCAAGACAACCTCCCAGGAT GTTGATGAGTCCATCTGCAAGTTTGCGAAGAAGGGTTTGACACCATCTCAGATTGGTGTCATTCTTCGTGACTCTCACGGTATCCCTCAGGTCAAGAGTGTTACCGGAAACAAGATTTTGAGAATCTTGAAAGCTCATGGTCTTGCTCCTGAGATCCCTGAGGATCTCTACCACCTGATCAAGAAAGCAGTGGCCATCCGCAAGCACCTTGAGAGGAACAGGAAAGACAAGGACTCCAAGTTCAGGTTGATTCTTGTCGAGAGCAGAATCCACCGTCTTGCTCGTTACTACAAGAAGACCAAGAAGCTCCCTCCCGTCTGGAAATA cgagTCTACCACAGCAAGCACTCTTGTGGCTTAA
- the LOC125578497 gene encoding F-box protein At3g60790-like, giving the protein MTTCSSSSSSSSSSSPRKLQYPIDDNDWISKLPDELLQLILSKLSTEEAVRTSLLSSRWEDVWKWRSHLVLDMNKVLETTPDEDLHRVSVELARSMTKAINNYRGHLERCIIQHYVSQCKDGTLQSWIHSVTRLEHTKDLTLVNYIPATRRCTRASLLSLLPDTFSHHSLTSLSLCGYTLIGPRAFSNCKNLKTLKLINVVISQAGVLSGVLAACSSLEVVVLKVNFLTPRGVLKIENNNLKFLQLSFLYEIDRMEVYATCLDVLDIRCIKVKRDNFILVAPNIQVNTNAWLDDHGCIDCPHLYYHVSSYLAQEEKNIWHELLVSDFHDMRRSGCLSVSVDLTDPEDVDILKEVLLMWTDLLMEFEILFKNKKSPIEEGECSTNDRTHAKPFLNGDLWFYNVWLYNFDGSNDEEFAFASHLLMQKTVIIKMMIETSSFPPTKKLNAEAAVAKLMELPKRYKHFIECF; this is encoded by the exons ATGACGACatgctcatcatcatcatcatcatcatcatcatcgtcaccTAGAAAGCTCCAATATCCTATCGATGACAATGATTGGATCAGCAAACTCCCAGACGAGTTATTGCAATTGATTCTCTCAAAATTGTCCACCGAAGAAGCTGTAAGAACAAGTCTTTTATCGTCACGATGGGAGGATGTGTGGAAATGGAGGTCTCATCTCGTCCTCGACATGAACAAGGTCTTGGAAACAACCCCCGATGAAGATTTGCACCGAGTTTCTGTTGAGTTGGCTAGGTCAATGACCAAG GCTATAAATAATTACCGTGGACACCTAGAAAGATGCATTATTCAGCATTACGTATCCCAATGTAAGGATGGTACGCTCCAAAGTTGGATCCACTCAGTGACTCGTTTGGAACACACAAAAGATCTCACACTTGTAAACTACATCCCTGCTACAAGGCGTTGCACAAGAGCTAGTTTGCTCAGCTTGCTCCCAGATACATTTTCACATCATAGCCTCACTTCACTATCACTTTGTGGATACACCCTAATAGGTCCACGTGCCTTCAGCAATTGCAAGAATCTTAAGACCCTCAAGCTTATAAACGTTGTCATCTCACAAGCTGGTGTCCTTAGTGGAGTTTTAGCAGCTTGCTCCTCCCTCGAGGTGGTTGTGTTGAAAGTCAATTTCCTAACCCCACGTGGTGTGTTGAAGATTGAGAACAACAACTTGAAGTTCTTGCAATTGTCTTTCCTTTACGAGATTGATAGGATGGAAGTGTATGCAACTTGTCTAGATGTTCTAGACATCAGGTGTATTAAGGTTAAGAGAGACAACTTCATCCTCGTTGCTCCCAATATCCAGGTTAACACAAATGCTTGGTTGGATGATCACGGCTGTATCGATTGTCCTCACCTCTACTATCATGTATCATCATATCTCGCTCAG GAGGAAAAAAACATTTGGCATGAGCTTTTGGTGAGTGACTTTCATGATATGAGACGGTCTGGGTGTTTATCAGTGAGTGTAGATTTAACTGATCCGGAAGATGTGGATATACTGAAGGAAGTTTTGCTTATGTGGACCGATCTTTTGATGGAGTTTGAGATCTTGTTCAAG aACAAGAAATCTCCTATAGAAGAAGGTGAATGTTCTACTAACGACAGAACACATGCAAAACCGTTCCTTAACGGTGATTTATGGTTTTATAATGTGTGGTTGTATAATTTTGATGGTTCGAATGATGAAGAGTTTGCGTTTGCTTCACATTTGTTGATGCAAAAGACAGTGATAATTAAGATGATGATCGAGACTTCTTCGTTTCCTCCGACGAAGAAGTTGAATGCAGAAGCAGCTGTGGCCAAGTTGATGGAACTTCCTAAACGTTACAAACATTTTATTGAATGCTTCTGA
- the LOC106414289 gene encoding plasmodesmata-located protein 8-like isoform X1: MRILFLFYFFFFFHSSSSSRTSSESRIFIYGGCSPEKYTPNTPFESNRDTFLSSVVTSSSEASFNSFAVGNDSSSSSSAAIFGLYQCRDDLPSSDCSKCIQNSVDQITLLCSYSYGASLQLQGCFLRYETYDFLGKQDTSLRYKKCSSKRVENDYDFFKRRDDVLSDLESTQLGYKVSRSGLVEGYAQCVGDLSPSDCTACLAEAVGKLKNLCGSAVAAEVYLAQCYAHYWGSGYYDFSPDPTNGDHVGKSIAIIVGVIAGFAVLVILLSLCRNSMRKYILTCLIFT, encoded by the exons ATGAGAATACTCTTTctcttctacttcttcttcttcttccactcatCATCCTCCTCAAGAACTTCATCAGAATCTCGCATCTTCATCTACGGTGGATGTTCACCGGAAAAATACACACCAAACACTCCTTTTGAATCAAACCGCGACACTTTCCTCTCCTCCGTCGTTACTTCATCCTCCGAAGCCTCCTTCAATAGCTTCGCCGTCGGTAAcgactcttcttcctcttcctccgcAGCCATCTTCGGCCTTTATCAATGCCGTGACGATCTCCCATCCTCTGACTGCTCAAAATGTATCCAAAACTCCGTCGACCAAATCACTCTCCTTTGTTCCTACTCTTACGGTGCTTCTCTTCAGCTCCAAGGCTGCTTCTTGCGTTACGAGACCTATGATTTTCTTGGGAAACAAGACACGAGTCTTAGGTACAAGAAGTGTAGTTCCAAGAGGGTAGAGAATGATTATGATTTCTTTAAACGAAGAGACGATGTGTTGTCGGATCTTGAgtcgactcaactaggttacaAAGTTAGCCGGTCCGGTTTAGTTGAAGGTTATGCTCAGTGTGTTGGTGACTTGAGTCCTAGTGACTGTACGGCTTGTCTTGCGGAAGCTGTTGGGAAGTTAAAGAATCTTTGTGGCTCGGCTGTTGCAGCTGAGGTTTACTTGGCTCAGTGCTATGCTCATTATTGGGGTTCTGGTTACTACGACTTCTCTCCAG ATCCAACGAACGGAGATCACGTGGGGAAATCAATTGCGATCATCGTAGGAGTCATTGCTGGATTCGCAGTCCTTGTTATTCTCCTCTCCCTCTGCAGAAACTCCATGCGTAAGTATATACTTACTTGCCTAATATTTACATGA